A genomic region of Amphiura filiformis chromosome 6, Afil_fr2py, whole genome shotgun sequence contains the following coding sequences:
- the LOC140154971 gene encoding protein unc-93 homolog A-like codes for MEKKKYEPVPLADKTSLSISNNNVAHTEDTEDHFEEDWGKKKILRNLIIVSAAFFLLFTAFQGLSNLQSSINCDHGLGVASLATIFGTITFSALFVPSFVIKHISIKWTLVTSMCCYTIYYASNFYPTWYTLIPPSVLLGLSGAPLWAAQSTYLTTVGIKYSLMTKETRDVVVSRFFGIFFLFFQASQVLGNLISSLVFSHKQDADETTQSSFECGSIMAMTCQSGDSGYGNTTSICEETKPPKDLTNIVIALYTGCGACSALLIVFCLDPIKQSTKNKNRDTMELVGATLGLMMDRRVMLLIPLTIFNGLEQAYVQGDFTKSFVTCKIGIQWVGYVMIFFGVVDAATSFIAGRVEKYTGRIPQFTLAAVANVVLMIVMVVWEPTDDKPVYFIIAGLWGFSDAIWQTQMNAYYGVLFPYNQEPAFSNYRLWQSAGFTMSFAYSNFLCIWTKCLVLTLFLFTGMAGYYVTELKRRIKTPRGSMKSRASFSSLAMFKWKKAKDEELHVGNYLGTVDPVDL; via the exons ATGGAGAAAAAGAAATACGAACCTGTACCTCTTGCGGATAAGACATCGTTATCGATATCGAATAATAATGTAGCACACACTGAAGACACAGAGGACCATTTCGAGGAGGATTGGGGAAAAAAGAAGATATTACGTAATCTTATTATTGTCAGCGCAGCTTTTTTcctgttgtttaccgcctttcaG GGACTATCAAATCTTCAGAGCAGCATAAACTGTGACCACGGATTAGGTGTAGCCTCTCTCGCAACTATATTTGGTACAATCACCTTCTCTGCTCTATTTGTACCATCATTTGTAATCAAACACATAAGCATCAAATGGACGTTGGTAACTTCGATGTGCTGTTATACCATTTACTATGCTTCCAATTTTTACCCAACATGGTACACGTTGATCCCGCCGTCCGTTTTACTTGGTCTTTCAGGAGCACCTTTGTGGGCTGCACAATCTACTTATTTAACAACTGTTG gCATAAAGTATTCATTAATGACAAAAGAAACCCGTGACGTTGTAGTCAGTCGATTCTTTGGaatatttttccttttcttccaagCAAGCCAAGTCCTTGGCAATCTTATATCGTCTTTGGTTTTCTCACATAAGCAAGATGCCGATGAAACAACACAATCAAGTTTTGAATGCGGGTCAATCATGGCAATGACTTGCCAATCAG GCGACAGTGGCTATGGCAATACAACGAGCATCTGCGAGGAAACTAAACCGCCCAAAGATCTCACCAACATTGTTATAG CTTTATACACAGGATGTGGTGCATGCTCAGCTCTTTTAATCGTTTTCTGCTTGGATCCCATAAAACAAAGCACAAAAAACAAGAACAGGGACACCATGGAACTAGTTGGCGCCACTTTGGGTCTGATGATGGACAGACGCGTCATGTTGCTCATTCCGCTTACTATTTTTAACGGTTTGGAACAAGCTTACGTGCAAGGGGATTTTACAAAG TCGTTTGTGACGTGTAAAATTGGTATTCAGTGGGTCGGATACGTCATGATCTTCTTTGGTGTGGTCGATGCAGCTACGTCATTCATTGCTGGTCGTGTCGAGAAATACACGGGTAGAATACCGCAATTTACGCTTGCCGCAGTTGCCAATGTCGTTCTTATGATAGTAATGGTAGTATGGGAGCCTACTGATGACAAGCCAGTGTATTTTATCATTGCCGGATTATGGGGTTTTTCAGATGCTATATGGCAAACACAGATGAATG CGTACTACGGAGTGCTATTCCCATATAATCAAGAACCAGCCTTTTCAAACTACCGTCTCTGGCAATCTGCCGGATTCACCATGTCATTTGCGTATAGCAACTTCTTGTGTATTTGGACCAAGTGTTTGGTGCTTACCTTGTTCTTGTTTACCGGAATGGCTGGATATTACGTAACGGAATTGAAGAGAAGGATTAAAACGCCTCGAGGTAGCATGAAAAGCAGGGCCTCTTTCAGTAGCCTGGCCATGTTCAAGTGGAAAAAGGCAAAAGATGAAGAGTTGCATGTTGGAAACTATCTTGGAACTGTTGATCCTGTTGATTTATAA